AATATGGCTACAGGTTATAATTGTTTTATATTTTATAAACCATACTGTTGGGACGCTTTCATAACAATGGTTTTCCTAGGTTGTTATAATTAATATCTATCTTTTTTATTTTGAGTATTTGTGTGTTAATAGTTTAAGTGAATTTTGTCATAAGCTGATTAACAATTGTTTGCGATAAATGGATTTCTCCAGATTTTTTGTTTAAGTTTATTTGTTAAAAGACATTACTTTGGTATTATTCCTAATAATGGGTTTTAAAAAAGTATCTTTGTCAATAGTATTGTTTTATTTATCTGTTGATATTAATTAAACGAATTCATTATCCCTTCGCACATCTTTAGCGAATTGTTAAGACTTCTTTTTAAGTTCTTATTTTGATTAACGAAACGCTAGTGGCCAACTTAATGCCTGATTGCTAGTAAGTAACTATTTAATAGTGATTTTAATCTTACGCTTTGCTAATGTCATTAGTCTGCAATTCGTTTTAATTCAAAAGACATATGGGTTTTTTAAAAATGGGAGTTATTGGAACTTCAAAAAAAGAAGATGAAAGGCGGGTACCTATTCATCCAGAACATTTAAATAGACTTCCGGAACAGATTAGAAAACAACTTATTTTTGAAAAAGGGTATGGTAAACCTTTTAATATAAGTGACGAAGAAATTAATGGCTTAACAGGTGGAATTGCATCACGAAGTGACATATTATCAGATATTGGTTCCGCCATTATAGCCAAACCTATTTTGTCTGATTTGGAAGAGTTAAAAGATGGTGGTATTATTTGGGGGTATCCTCATTGTGCCCAACAAATGCAAATAACACAAACAGCTATAGACAAAAAATTAACCTTAATCGCTTTTGAAGATATGTATGTGTGTTATCCTAGCGGGCAAATGGGAAGACATACGTTTTATAAAAACAATGAAATGGCTGGATATAGTGCGGTTATACATGCACTTCAACTCAAGGGGATAGATGGTCATTATGGAAATCAACGAAAAGTCATCATTTTTAGTTTTGGAGCAGTAAGTAGGGGTGCTATTTATGCTTTAAAAGCACATGGTTTTAGAGATATTACTATTTGTATTCAAAGACCCGATCATGAAGTTAGGGAAGAAGTATTAGATGTAAATTATACCAGACTTAGAAAAGGAAATGAAAACGAGCCTCGATTGATTGTTGTAGAACATGATGGTTCAGAACGATCTCTATTGGATTTGATAAATGAATCTGAAATAATAGTTAATGGAACGTATCAAGACACAGACGACCCCATTGACTATGTAAAAGAGGATGAAAAAACGATGCTTAAACCTGGAGCACTCATTATAGATGTGAGTTGTGATGAAGGTATGGGGTTTTATTTTGCTAAACCCACTACTTTTAAAAATCCACTTATAGCTATTGATAATATTGATTACTATGCGGTAGATCATACACCCAGTTATTTTTGGGAAAGCGCTTCTAGATCTATTTCTGCAGCATTAATTACGCATTTACCATCCGTAGTATCAGGTAGAGAAAGTTGGAATGATAATAAAACCATCAAAAATGCCATAAATATTGATGAAGGTGTTATTGTGAAAGACACGATTCTTAGATTCCAGAATCGCCATTCAAACTATCCACATAAAGTTCATGAGCTTGTGAGCTAATGGCGCTTTTTAATTTCACCAATCACCTAAACGGGAAGGATCTACACGATAAAATAGATGCTTTCTTCACAACATATAATAAAACCATTGATGATTACAGGTATTAACGTAAACAAGCCGGAACCTATTGTATCTGGAAAACAATTAGAGTTGTTTAACAGTGCTACAGATGTAAAACGAACCATTAAAGCACTAGAAGCAGGAAAACCTGTATTGATAACAGCTTTCTATAGTAATGGATTGTTGCTTTTAAAGGAGTTACACATACATCTAAATAAAAAGTTGCCAAACAAGTCTTTTCAAGAACAACGAGAATATCGGTCAGCATATCATAAGCTATCAAATCTTATTTTGATAGAAATTGTAGCTCATAAATTAATTGTGAAAAAATCACCTTCCATTGGCTGGTTAGAAAAACTGTATCCAGAAACAAGTGATTTTTTATTGACGTTTCCTCAAGTTCAAGGATTAAACAGTGCTTGGCAGTGGTATATAAACGGAATTTCCATTCCTGTATTGCGAAATAAAGTGCATCCATATTACGGTACTTACTTCCCTACGCGTTTTGATCATTTAATCCTTTTTGATAATTGGATGAAACGTTATAAAGGACTTAAAAAGTCTGCAATGGATATTGGAATTGGAAGTGGCGTACTTTCTTTTCTAATGATAAAGCATGGTTTTCAGGAGGTTTTTGGTACAGATACCAATCCTAACGCGATTGTTGGTCTAACCGAATTTATGGGTGACACCAAATTGTCTAGAAAGATAAGATTGGATTTTGGACATCTTTTTGGGATTTGGGAAAAGCAGACCGAGTTGATTGTTTTTAATCCGCCATGGCTGCCGGAATCTAATAATACAGATATATTTGATGAAGCTATGTATTATAATAAAAATCTATTTCCTGATTTTTTCACTGAAGCAAAAAAAAGACTATTGCCTGAAGGGAAGCTCATAATTATATTCTCAAATTTAGCTCAAATAACGCATGTTACAAAAGACCATCCCGTAGAGAAGGAGCTATTGGAAGGTGGGAGATTTCAATTGGAAACATGTTTAAAGAAAACAGTAAAAGCAGCTTCAGATAAAACAAAACGAGATCAACATTGGCGCTCTTCTGAAGAAGTAGAGCTTTGGGTGCTGACAAATAAGTAGGTTTTTGAAGTGTTGAACTTAAAAAAGGCTAGCTCTCCACATTAAAAAATGCCTTATAATAATGCATTTTCTTTTCATCATCATAACCGCGTTCTAAATATTCAGCCGAGGCATCAGGCGCATCAATATCAAGTTTTATTTGTATGTTGGTGTCAAGTTTTATATCGGTTTTGAATTTTTTCTTTTCTTTGTTTACAACGCTTTCGGCAACATCAAATTGGTTTCTTAACACCATGTCTTGTTCGTCTTCAAAGTTTTTTTTGTAATCGTCAAACAGTTTTTTGTGTTTGTCTTCTTCAAAAAGTTCGTCCTTAAAACGTTCTATGTTTACAACTTCGTTTTCTTTAAAAAAGTCGATGGTTTTTGCTAAAAAGGTGTTTTGCTCTTTTGCGCCGTAGGTGGTCTTTAAAATGTCGGTTGAGAAATCTTTACAAAGTGTTATGTATTGTTGCGTATGGTTGTTGGCATCATCAGCATATTTTATGTTTAAAAACTGGTTTATCCAATATTGGGCATCATAACTGTTGTTATCTACACTTAAAATAATGTTGCCTTCGGTATCGGTTTGGTTTAAAATTAGGCAGCCTTTATCTACTTTTTTAGATGAGATTCCTTTTTGTACCAACACGTCGTAGCTGTTATTTTCTAAATAGGTTTGAAAAAAATTCACTTTGCTTTCAATTTTAAATATACCTAGGGCGTTAGTGGTTATGTCATTAAACTCAATACCTTCAAACATAGCTACTAGTACATCGCCTGTTTTTATTTGAGCAGATGTAGATTGCTCATATAAATGGGTTACTATATGTTTTGAAATTTCAATAAAAGCATCATCATCACTAAATATTTGGTTGCTGTAACTGTTTATTTCGTTTAATGAAATATTGGCGTGGTGGTTAAACCGGTAGCTTTGTACCACAGAACTAAAGGGGCGTAATAAAAAAGGGAGCATTAAATCGTAACTAGCTTCGTCAAAATCGACCAGTTTTTCTGAAAAGGCATTTTTAGTGTCGTTGAATTTATTACCAACCTTATGAATGATGAATTTTGAAATAGAGGCATTTTTTCTTGAAATCATGGTTTGTTTATTGAGATTGCAATACTATTAAATTAACTTGGAATAGTCATAAAAAAGAGTGCCAAAGTATTTTGCTTTGGCACTCCAGATTTAGGGACTTTCGATTTGGTTATCGTCATATTTTAATTGTTTTTCTAATGCATATTGCATATATCGTTAACGAAACTTTATCTTTCAATAAAAATTAATGAAATTTTACTAGATACTATAACTCTTAATTAAGTACCCTTTAATTGATTTTTTTGAAATTTGTATTGTAAATAGTTGTTAATAGCAGGTCTAAAGATAAAAATTCCTTTTTCATACACAAAGAGTTGTATGAAAATGCTTCAATGTGCCAAATTGGAAACGAATGGATTGAGGTTTAGTTAATACGGTACAGTAATATGGAATTGTTTTCGCCTTTGGTTACGAATTCCAAGCTGTTATCTTTATCAATATTATCTAATACTATTTCCGAATTGCCATACACAGGAAAGTTAGGCAATAGGTTTCCTTGGCTATCATAGATATAAACTTTTTGAGCTTGTAAATCGGTAATGGTAACATAAATTTTATCCCTAATATAAAACAGTTCGGGTCTAGTGTAAGTACCAAAATCCAACTCCACAGCATTGCTTTTAATGGTTAATTTGTTTCCGGTTAGTGTTACCAATGTTTTACTGCTGGCTTCTATGTTGTGTTTTTCTGAAAGATTTAGGTTTTGGGTTGAAACACCACCTTTAGTATCTACGGAAATTAGTTGTCCGTTTAATGTTGTTGTTGTGAAAGTACTGTTATATAAAAAGACAGGTTGATTTGAAAAATTACTTGATCTTTTTGGTGTAACGCGTGTATTTCCTACTCTGTCTATTATATGAAGCGTATTGTTGGTTTTAAATACAATATAGTCTTTACTGCTTATTCTAAAATGTTTTGGTTGACTAATAATAGCTTCTTTTGCCGATTTAAAATTGAAACCGTTAACCGTTTTGGCATTAACATCGTACATTAATAAGTTTTTGCCTTGGGTAACTAACAGGCGGTAATTTTTATTTCTATCGTAATCAAAAACAGATAATGGCTGGGTAATCTTATCATTAAATTTACCCGGAAACGGAGCAACGTCTTTACCATTTCTGTCAATAACATAAACACGGTTTAGGGTTGCAAAAGCTAATTGTAATCGCCCATTTTTAAAAATATCAATTTGTTCAATGGTTCCTAAAACAGCACCTTCAAGTTGTTTTTTCCAAAGAATTTTTCCTTTATTGGAAATTAAATAGAGGTTGTTTTTAATGTCTTGCACCACTATTTCTTTTTCTTTAGTAAGATGATTGATTACAAATTGGGGCTTGTTTAAAATATCGGAAGCCAATTTAATGTTTAATTCTTCCGAAACCGAGTTTTGAGCAGCTCTGGTTTTGCTCTTTTTTATAATAGCATTTACATGAGCAAAATTAGAATCATAAATAAATTGTAATGCCGAAGTGCTGTAACTATTAAAAGAATCATCTAAATCGTCTTTAAAGTTTTTACTTATAATGGATTTTAAAGACGTATTATTAACGGCTAGTAATAATGAAGACGCATTGCTTAATTGTTCTTTAACTTTCTTAAAAGTTTCTAACTCACTAAATGTTGTTTTGTTTTGGTAGTTAGCAATGATATTTTGTAATAAATCTGAATGACTGGAAAACACAAAAAAGTTATCTAAAATGCAATATTTATTTGGGCTGATGTCTTTAACTAAAGGTGAAAACGTATTGATAAATAATTCAGGTTGGCTAAAACTGTATATTTCTATGCCTCTATAAGTTTCGATAACAGTTTGTTCGCTAATAAGCGCATCTTCAGTAGCAATAAAATCGGTGGAGTTTAATATAAGGGCACGCTTGTCGGTTTGATAAATAATACCAACTTCTATAATATTATCAAAAATGGGTGAACTACTAGTAATAGAATCTTTCTTTTTAAATGTTTTTAAATTACCTTCAATAGTTTTGAAATTCTTAAAAGTGAAGCTCATAAAGCCATCACTATCATAAGGTGTTATATGTTGGGTTTGATTTTCTTGCGGAATGGTGTTTCTAAATATATTGCTCAGAATTTTAGTAGAATCTGTCGCTTTTGTAATACCATTAATGTATATATCGTTTTGGTTTATATCCACATCAATAGCTATATAATTGGTAAAAGCCTTTAGATTTAAAGATTCTTCAATAAAAAACGATTTTATAAAAGGAGAGTTGGCATTTATAATAATAGAAAACGTTTTATCGTTACTGGTAGAATTGTAAATTTTTACCAATTCTTCATTCATATCGGAATTTGCAAAAGCAGTATTTATAATGTCTTTGGATGATGCTGCAAAAAAAGTGCTGTCTATTACCGTGCTGTAAAAGGTGTTTTTATTATAAGTAGATTTTGTGAGTGTTTGGTTTTCGTAAGTAAGTGTTTCTTCAACATAATTTTTAATAGAATCTCTTTTGAATAGTTGAGGAGTAAATTTTGTTATTATAGTAAATTGAAGACTGTCTTTTTGGTCTTTTGAAAAACAAATAAGTAATTCACCACTTGGTTTTAAAAGCTTTAAATAATCTAGATTGGTTTCTAAATGTTTATAAGCTGAGGTTTTAGTAAACTTATCTAAAAAGTCACTGTTTTTAATACTACTTTTTAAATCTTCAAGATTAGATGTCTTTATGATGATAGATGTGTTTTTTGGAACAAAATCGACAAGATTGGCACGATTTTTTTCAACGTTGGAACAGCTAAAAGCAACAAATAATAAGAGTGTGAAACCAAAGAATCTCATAAAACGAATTAATTTATACAAACCTACATATTTTTGAAATCATAGCTTAAAAAAACAACGTAATCTGCTATTTTTTATTTTTCACCAAAACTCAGTAATCAGTAACTAGTGATCAGTAGTCAGTGATCAGTAGTCAGTAATCAGTAACCAGAACACCTAGAACCCATGACCTAGAACCTAGCCCTCCTCAAATATCTAATTTTAATTGTTCGGGTAATAATCGAAACGATTTTCTATGATATTTAGTGATTCCATATTTTCGTATCGCTTCTCGGTGTTCTTTGGTAGGGTAGCCTTTGTTTTGTTTCCAATTATACATGGGGAATTCTTCATGAATGGTATTCATGTATGCATCCCTATACGTTTTTGCTAAAACCGAAGCTGCAGCAATACTCAAATATTTACCATCACCTTTAATGATGGTTTCAAAAGGAATACCGCCGTAAGGTTTAAATTTGTTGCCATCAACAATTATAAATTCTGGTTTGGAAGTTAATTGTGCGATAGATTGTTGCATGGCCAAAATAGAAGCATTTAAAATATTTATTTGGTCTATCTCATCTTGAAAGACATGTGATATACCAAAAGTTAGGGCTTCCAATTCAATGATAGGCTTTAATAAATCTCTTTTACGTTCACTTAGTTGCTTGGAATCGTTTAAAATGGAATTATTAAAAGTTGAAGATAGCATAACGGCAGCAGCAGTAACCGGACCTGCTAAACAACCACGTCCAGCCTCATCTGTACCACATTCTAAAGCAAAATTTGAATAGTTTTTTAATAACATTTAA
This genomic window from Mariniflexile sp. TRM1-10 contains:
- a CDS encoding N(5)-(carboxyethyl)ornithine synthase, which encodes MGFLKMGVIGTSKKEDERRVPIHPEHLNRLPEQIRKQLIFEKGYGKPFNISDEEINGLTGGIASRSDILSDIGSAIIAKPILSDLEELKDGGIIWGYPHCAQQMQITQTAIDKKLTLIAFEDMYVCYPSGQMGRHTFYKNNEMAGYSAVIHALQLKGIDGHYGNQRKVIIFSFGAVSRGAIYALKAHGFRDITICIQRPDHEVREEVLDVNYTRLRKGNENEPRLIVVEHDGSERSLLDLINESEIIVNGTYQDTDDPIDYVKEDEKTMLKPGALIIDVSCDEGMGFYFAKPTTFKNPLIAIDNIDYYAVDHTPSYFWESASRSISAALITHLPSVVSGRESWNDNKTIKNAINIDEGVIVKDTILRFQNRHSNYPHKVHELVS
- a CDS encoding methyltransferase — translated: MLSSQHIIKPLMITGINVNKPEPIVSGKQLELFNSATDVKRTIKALEAGKPVLITAFYSNGLLLLKELHIHLNKKLPNKSFQEQREYRSAYHKLSNLILIEIVAHKLIVKKSPSIGWLEKLYPETSDFLLTFPQVQGLNSAWQWYINGISIPVLRNKVHPYYGTYFPTRFDHLILFDNWMKRYKGLKKSAMDIGIGSGVLSFLMIKHGFQEVFGTDTNPNAIVGLTEFMGDTKLSRKIRLDFGHLFGIWEKQTELIVFNPPWLPESNNTDIFDEAMYYNKNLFPDFFTEAKKRLLPEGKLIIIFSNLAQITHVTKDHPVEKELLEGGRFQLETCLKKTVKAASDKTKRDQHWRSSEEVELWVLTNK
- a CDS encoding nucleoid-associated protein gives rise to the protein MISRKNASISKFIIHKVGNKFNDTKNAFSEKLVDFDEASYDLMLPFLLRPFSSVVQSYRFNHHANISLNEINSYSNQIFSDDDAFIEISKHIVTHLYEQSTSAQIKTGDVLVAMFEGIEFNDITTNALGIFKIESKVNFFQTYLENNSYDVLVQKGISSKKVDKGCLILNQTDTEGNIILSVDNNSYDAQYWINQFLNIKYADDANNHTQQYITLCKDFSTDILKTTYGAKEQNTFLAKTIDFFKENEVVNIERFKDELFEEDKHKKLFDDYKKNFEDEQDMVLRNQFDVAESVVNKEKKKFKTDIKLDTNIQIKLDIDAPDASAEYLERGYDDEKKMHYYKAFFNVES
- a CDS encoding DUF3352 domain-containing protein, whose amino-acid sequence is MYKLIRFMRFFGFTLLLFVAFSCSNVEKNRANLVDFVPKNTSIIIKTSNLEDLKSSIKNSDFLDKFTKTSAYKHLETNLDYLKLLKPSGELLICFSKDQKDSLQFTIITKFTPQLFKRDSIKNYVEETLTYENQTLTKSTYNKNTFYSTVIDSTFFAASSKDIINTAFANSDMNEELVKIYNSTSNDKTFSIIINANSPFIKSFFIEESLNLKAFTNYIAIDVDINQNDIYINGITKATDSTKILSNIFRNTIPQENQTQHITPYDSDGFMSFTFKNFKTIEGNLKTFKKKDSITSSSPIFDNIIEVGIIYQTDKRALILNSTDFIATEDALISEQTVIETYRGIEIYSFSQPELFINTFSPLVKDISPNKYCILDNFFVFSSHSDLLQNIIANYQNKTTFSELETFKKVKEQLSNASSLLLAVNNTSLKSIISKNFKDDLDDSFNSYSTSALQFIYDSNFAHVNAIIKKSKTRAAQNSVSEELNIKLASDILNKPQFVINHLTKEKEIVVQDIKNNLYLISNKGKILWKKQLEGAVLGTIEQIDIFKNGRLQLAFATLNRVYVIDRNGKDVAPFPGKFNDKITQPLSVFDYDRNKNYRLLVTQGKNLLMYDVNAKTVNGFNFKSAKEAIISQPKHFRISSKDYIVFKTNNTLHIIDRVGNTRVTPKRSSNFSNQPVFLYNSTFTTTTLNGQLISVDTKGGVSTQNLNLSEKHNIEASSKTLVTLTGNKLTIKSNAVELDFGTYTRPELFYIRDKIYVTITDLQAQKVYIYDSQGNLLPNFPVYGNSEIVLDNIDKDNSLEFVTKGENNSILLYRIN
- a CDS encoding ribonuclease HII, with product MLLKNYSNFALECGTDEAGRGCLAGPVTAAAVMLSSTFNNSILNDSKQLSERKRDLLKPIIELEALTFGISHVFQDEIDQINILNASILAMQQSIAQLTSKPEFIIVDGNKFKPYGGIPFETIIKGDGKYLSIAAASVLAKTYRDAYMNTIHEEFPMYNWKQNKGYPTKEHREAIRKYGITKYHRKSFRLLPEQLKLDI